CGCTCTGTAGAGCATTGGCTTTCTGCCTGTTTTGTTTGTTCTAACCGCATTTCGTTCTTCAATCACTAAATTAGCATGTTCCAACGTTTTCAAATGATCCCTCATCACATTGGGATGGATTGAAAACACTCCTGCTAGTTCTTGACAATTAAAAGTCTCTTGAGATTCCACTAAATATCGGTAAATACGATTTCTCGTATCATCTTGAAGGGAGCGAAAGATCGGCAATAATAAATCCATCGTCATTTGCATTCATCCTTTCTCGGTGAAACAAATTGTAATGTATTAACTCTTAATACAATGTTAACATTACAATTTTCTGTCCACTATGACATAAGTCACACAAAGAATGACGAAACGGTGAAAACGACGATAGATATTACTTCTGAGTGGCTTCCTGCTCCACTTGGCTCACCACTTCGGTCACATCCTGACGGGTTAGCTTCTCATGACC
The genomic region above belongs to Ammoniphilus oxalaticus and contains:
- a CDS encoding helix-turn-helix domain-containing protein produces the protein MTMDLLLPIFRSLQDDTRNRIYRYLVESQETFNCQELAGVFSIHPNVMRDHLKTLEHANLVIEERNAVRTNKTGRKPMLYRANLSLSTVLSKWNQEVYTAVSL